Below is a window of Cydia splendana chromosome 3, ilCydSple1.2, whole genome shotgun sequence DNA.
atctacgaacaaacagaattgacgactgcatttgctattaggtaaaactagatgcgaatacaaaggactacgtcacccggctcgcgataagcgatgtgaaccggccagctaatgagacacatacgcgtccgagacattgctaccacggctttgacagcgagaggtcaaatcgactaaattcaaagatacaattttacagtcatgatgtgacaaatttttaatatggtgtaaaatttattctaatattaaatgtgttaagttccagtatttccccaaatagggtgagtgttttgaatattttgtagttttaagagaaaggtaactttcatagtagtaaattaaggaatcattttcttcttgccatcacattttcatttagttctttctgggtacatttggctatcactatctgcttattaactgtaattttcctataaaaataacgctggaaataacaagcttctcgaaccttctggaaatatgagtctacccactttataaaaatcttgtagattataatcaaagttaggcttaattctaatttaaatgtataaaattacatgccaaattgtagttgacatgcattaataaagcttttagttgtagaagtacatttagtaaatttaacttcactttcttctttgttttaaatttaaaatgatgattctacttgtgactgccacatcattgatcaccttttaattctttggggttcactacaccagcctactttctcattagcgcattaatttggcctaaaatccggatgtcgcagtcacttgtacaaaattggacttttcttgaaatggccatttttaccggaattccagggaccaagtctggggttggagtcggaacctaccaacctgaattcgcatgctccgcttcgttccggaaggttcccgtgctggatccggaacccttttttttgaagacggccacctccaagttcgacgttctgcgacgtagtgcagggaagtgaaccctatcaaggactcgtttcaccactgttaattgccagctcagaaaagatccacgaccttgtctttcctttagttttttttattttttttaaattatatttcgtaaaatttactctggttagttttctttcgtctcattttgcaatctacctacttcatgcgacgctaaacgtcacattgGCGCCCATACTGGTTATTTCTGAGCTGTGCATTATTGAAGCAAGTCCTTGGCCTTTTTCTCCTCTTGGTTTTCATTGGTGTTGGTGGCTTTCTAATATTAGCACTTGTAATTCATCTAGTTTTTAAGTCTGATTTGAGCAGTTGTTTGGTACGTGGTTGTCAGTTTCTCACTTCATATAGTTATAGCaaaattcttgtttaaaaaaaaaaaaaaaaaacactacactTCACTTATTccgatttaaaataattttaaaattctatCGTATCTCACATTCCACTTACTTAGCAACTAAACCTAACTGCTTTTTAATCAATTGTAATCAAAACACACACTTTTTACGTTAAGATTTAAACATGTCGTacccaattaaatatttgtcactACAAAAAGCTGAGCTTGAATATGAGGTGATCCTTAGAGGTGGTTCAACTGGTTCGGTGCAGGACCTCCGAAGCCAGATAGTAAAATTGGCCATACCTCCTGAGGACATTTTGGAATCACATTTAGAGCCTGCGGTTGACCTTGATGCTGTTAAAGACAGTCTAACAAAATCCCAAACGATGCTAGCATCCCTCAAATCTAAATTTGATAAGACCCTGTTCTTGCGTACCGAAAATCTACTACACCACATATATCACAGATTAAGGCGTATCTCAAACGTTAGTGCCACGTTAGTTGACCAGCACAAAAATTATTGCACTACCTTTAACAACCAATACAAAGAAATTACGACGTTGAGGCCGGCATCAACCTCAAATGCAAATGCAGTCTCAGTTTTGGAACCTGAAGCTACGGCGGTACTCCACTGTGATCGTAACCTGACTTCTGACTTGGCAAAACTAAAGTACTCTGGAAAAGCCTGCGTTTTTTCTTTCATTCAAAGAGTTGAAGAATTCGTAGAGGTTAGGAATATATCAAAGGATCGTGTATTGAAGTTTGCCTACGAGATTTTCACTGATGACGCATTACATTGGTTCCGTTGCAATAAAGAAAGTTTTCAAAGCTGGGACGATGTCGTCGTCCTATTAAAAAAAGACTTTAGTCCAAAGAATTACGACTATCGCCtgactaatgaaataaaatatcgtACGCAAGGGGAACAAGAAAACATTTCTATTTACTTGTCTATTATGCATGGCATGTTTTCGCGATTGGTTAAACCGTTGTCTGAGGAAGAAAAACTCGAAATTATCTTACATAACATCCGGCCATGTTATGCCAGCACCCTAGCCGCTTCACCTGAGATCAAGGACCTAAAGACATTAAAAACCCTTTGCACAAACTATGAGGACATTCAGTCACGCATATCCTTGTTTCATGAACCGCCTAGGGTGACTTCTGAGACTCTAGCCCCAGAATTTGCCTACactaaatatcataaaaataatatctactacacaaataaaaactaccaaaatacaaattcaaatgaaaaacAGAAAAACTACTGTAATCAAAACAAATATCCTAACTACTCGAGCTCTTACAACTACAACAAATCTAAAACTACAGAGGAAAAGCCTACTACTACTAATGCTGTACAAGCGACAGCAAACAGTACAAAAAATGTCAACACTGCTAGTAACTCGCGTAAGTACTGTCCTAGGTGTCGCACTGATACACACTCTTTGAAAGAATGCAAACAGCCACACTTCCCTATCTGTTTTAAATGTGGTAATAAAGGTGTACGCTATCCTGATTGTAAATCCTGTAATCCTAAAGATGCAAAAAACTAAATTCAGTGGATTGTAGTGTACATAATCTTTCTAAAAAATCTAGTGAAAACTTTAGTGATTCAGAGTGGAAATCTTGGCTCAACTTCATATctaaatttttcacttgctattCAGTCACTGCAATCCACGATTCAGATAATATACATAACAGACCGTATGTCTCAGTTCAGATTAATGGTAAAACTATCCATGGTTTGTTAGATACGGGTAGTGGTAATACAATTCTAGGTAATAACTATCATAAAGTTTTCTTGGATGCGGGTTTCAAGCTCAACAGTACGGATACGATAAATTTATTCGCAGCTGGCAGGCATAGACTAAACAATATTGGTATGATCAATCTGCCTGTCTCGTTCTTAGATCAAACCCACATCTTGAAGGCCTACGTCGTACCAGAAGTCGAAAACTCCTTGATATTAGGCATGGACTTCTGGAGAATTTTCGAATTGTTTCCTAAAAAACTAGATTCCGTAATTTTACCTAGGGATGTTGATAAAttagcctctctatcactagacCCTCAACCTACACACTTATGTGACTATGATCATCTTTCGCCTGAGCAAAAAGTTACGGCTGATCATATCACTGCGCAGTTTCGTAACATTTCATATGAAGAACGTGGTCTAGGCCGCACTTCTCTAATTGCTCACAATATAGATACCGGTAATGCTGTTCCTGTTCGACAAAGATACTACAGAATGTCTCCTGAAAAACAAAGAATACTAAACACTCAGCTTGATGAAATGTTGCGTGAAAACGTGGTAGAACCTTGCGAGAGCCCTTGGTCGTCCCCTGTTCTGTTGACACCTAAAAAAAATGGCGAAATGAGATTCTGCTTAGATAGCCGTAAATTGAATGCAGTTACCATCAAGGATGCTtacagtattccatacatttctgAGATACTCGACAATCTGCGTGACGCTAAATATCTCTCTAGTTTAGACTTGTCAAAGAGTTTTTGGCAAATTCCTATTAAGGAAGAAGACCGGTGTAAAACGGCGTTTTATATTCCTTCGCGTGGTACCTTTCAGTTTGTTTCTATGCCCTTTGGCTTAACCAATGCTCCAGCGACGCAACAACGACTGGTTGATATGTTGTTCTATGGGCCTGATTTTGAGCATAAAGTCTTTGTCTACATCGACGACATTATCATTGTCTCATCGACCTTTGAAGAACATATCTCCCTATTAGTTAGAGTTCTAGAGAAACTTAAAATGGCAAACTTAACCATTGGTTACCAAAAGTGTCAATTCTTCAGAAATAGACTGAGTTATTTAGGATATGTAGTAGATGGAAATGGACTACAACCGAACCCAGAAAAGATTGAGGCAATCATTAACTATCCAACTCCTACTAATCGCAAGGAAGTTCGTCGGTTTATTGGAACGGCATCATGGTATCGccgttttattccaaatttcagttCTATAGCTGCACCTCTAAATAAACTTACTTCACAAGCTAAAAACTCACCCCCTTTTAACTGGTCTACCGATGCTGAAGTCGCCTTCCGTACGCTAAAGGAAGCCTTAGTATCTTCTCCTATATTGTCGTGCCCGGATTATACGCAGCCGTTCCAAGTGCATACAGATGCGAGCGATTACGGCGTGGGTGCGGTCCTGACACAGGTCATAGACAATCAAGAGAAGGTTATAGCGTACATGAGTAAGTCTCTCTCTAACCAAGAGCGTAACTACAGCGCAACAGAACGAGAGACACTTGCAGTACTTACAGCGATTGAACACTGGAGGTGCTACTTGGAGAACGGCAAAAAGTTCGTCGTGTATACCGATCACTCGTCACTTAAGTGGTTTCTAAATCTAAATAATCCCACGGGTCGTTTAGCCCGTTGGGGAGTTCGTATGTCCTCATTCAACTTTGAGATCAAGCATCGTCGTGGCTCAGAAAATGTAGTACCAGACAGTCTCTCCCGTTCTGTTGCTATTGCCGAGATTGATGAGATCCCAACTAGTCCTGACATGTTTTATTCTACAAGCGACTCGTGGTATCTAAATATTTACAACGGTTGCCAAAACACTCctacttcatttttaaattacaaagtaactaacggcagactatttaggTTTAAAAAAAGTCTAAATCCTTTAACTCGAGAGTTCGAGTGGAAAGAAGTCATTCCCCTCGAATTTAGACTCGACATTATTAGTAAAAATCATTCAGAACCTACCGCTGGCCACTTTGGCatatataaaacacataaacgGCTTTCTTTAAACTACTTCTGGCAGGACATGCATCGCGATGTAGTTAAATTTGTTTCTAATTGTGATATTTGCTGTGCTCACAAGCATGCTACTCATGCTACTCTAGGCATTATGGGCCGTCCTAAAGACTGCTCACGCCCTTTTCAAATGTTAAGCATGGATCTCATAGGTCCCCTACCCCCATCGAGAAAACAGAACACTTTTATATTTGTTGTGACATGCTGTTTCTCGAAGTACTGTTTATTATTTCCCATTCGTCGCGCAACCTCCGAGATAATAGCTAAGTTAATCGAGGAAAAAGTTTTCCTAGTTCACGGCGTGCCTAGTACTGTTCTTATGGACAATGGAAAGCAGTTCACAAGTAACGTGTTAAAGAAATTGTTTAATGACTACAATGTCCCTAACATAAGATTTACGCCTAAATATACTCCGCAAGTGAACACAGTAGAACGATACAACAAAGTGATTATTACAGCAGTATCATCCTACATTGAAAACGACCATAGGTTCTGGGACTGCAATCTACCTAAAATTCAATTCGCTATGAACACATCCAGTAATGAGGTAACAAAATACACCCCCGCGTTTCTCGTTCATGGACGGGAATTGGTCACTAGCGGTTTACACTATATTGACCCAGAACTAGGTGACGACATAATATTTACTCCTAGAGATGAATATGCAGAGAATCTAGGTCATTTGCGGAAATTTTTTGATAAGGTTCAATCTTCTCTAGTGCAAGCCCATACTAGGAATAGCGAACACTATAACCTACGCCGTAAAGATCATGATTTTAAAGTTGGCGATACTATTTGGAAAAAAACGTTCTACCTTAGCGACAAAAACAACATGTTTGCGAAGAAACTTGCACCGAAGTATTGTCCATGTAAGATCGTTGCTAAAAAGTCTAATTTAGTATACGAACTAGAAGACATGCAAGGGAGGAATATAGGTAACTGGCATGTTAAAGATTTTAAGATCACCAACTACAAAGTTTAATATGATTAAGTAGTCCCCTATGTACGATTTCTACATTAACTGTCTAAATTTATTCACTAGCCTCATGAAACTGACGTATAAGCGCTGGCACATACTCTAAATACACTAACTGTTAGATTAGATTATTTATACTTTGTAAACCTCTACCGGTTTGTGAATTTCAGGCCTATCAGTAGGCTATCAGGTCTTCTAAACAGCCTGTAGTATGATCTAGACCACTGAGGTTAgtgattaatatatttaagaacCATTAATAAATACATGAGAGTATTTATACAATCGTAAGTATAATACTCAATCTGCTAGGACGCAAAAACATATATAGAAATGTTTATTGCTTATTTGGCTGTGTGATGCATGTATGAAGAGGAGGTGTATGTTGAGATTGAAGCCTGAATGATGACTAGTGTATCTATTGAGTAGACAACAGAAATAGCGGGTTTTCCTagcaaaaaccctaacctaaaaagaggggtatgtaacggtttaccgttatttccaattaaaattctacaaaataagaaataaacttaaacctaaatataactataaactactataatacacatttcatacttattatctaaaaaaatatacacaaaaaccttgaaaactaatatatacaaaataaatctacgaacaaacagaattgacgactgcatttgctattaggtaaaactagatgcgaatacaaaggactacgtcacccggctcgcgataagcgatgtgaaccggccagctaatgagacacatacgcgtccgagagattgctaccacggctttgacagcgagaggtcaaatcgactaaattcaaagatacaattttacagtcatgatgtgacaaatttttaatatggtgtaaaatttattctaatattaaatgtgttaagttccagtatttccccaaatagggtgagtgttttgaatattttgtagttttaagagaaaggtaactttcatagtagtaaattaaggaatcattttcttcttgccatcacattttcatttagttctttctgggtacatttggctatcactatctgcttattaactgtaattttcctataaaaataacgctggaaataacaagcttctcgaaccttctggaaatatgagtctacccactttataaaaatcttgtagattataatcaaagttaggcttaattctaatttaaatgtataaaattacatgccaaattgtagttgacatgcattaataaagcttttagttgtagaagtacatttagtaaatttaacttcactttcttctttgttttaaatttaaaatgatgattctacttgtgactgccacatcattgatcaccttttaattctttggggttcactacaccagcctactttctcattagcgcattaatttggcctaaaatccggatgtcgcagtcacttgtacaaaattggacttttcttgaaatggccatttttaccggaattccagggaccaagtctggggttggagtcggaacctaccaacctgaattcgcatgctccgcttcgttccggaaggttcccgtgctggatccggaacccttttttttgaagacggccacctccaagttcgacgttctgcgacgtagtgcagggaagtgacccctatcaaggactcgtttcaccactgttaattgccagctcagaaaagatccacgaccttgtcttacctttagttttttttattttttttaaattatatttcgtaaaatttactctggttagttttctttcgtctcattttgcaatctacctacttcatgcgacgctaaacgtcacacacttaatatatttcatttaatGTCAATGTGGAGAATACCACATGtggaatgtgtgtgtgtgtgtgtgtgtgtgtgtgtgtgtgtgtgtgtgtgtgtgtgtgtgtgtgtgtgtgtgtgtgtgtgtgtgtgtgtgtgtgtgtgtgtgtgtgtgtgtgtgtgtgtgtgtgtgtgtgtgtgtgtgtgtgtgtgtgtgtgtgtgtgtgtgtgtgtgtgtgtgtgtgtgtgtgtgtgtgtgtgtgtgtgtgtgtgtgtgtgtgtgtgtgtgtgtgtgtgtgtgtgtgtgtgtgtgtgtgtgtgtgtgtgtgtgtgtgtgtgtgtgtgtgtgtgtgtgtgtgtgtgtgtgtgtgtgtgtgtgtgtgtgtgtgtgtgtgtgtgtgtgtgtgtgtgtgtgtgtgtgtgtgtgtgtgtgtgtgtgtgtgtgtgtgtgtgtgtgtgtgtgtgtgtgtgtgtgtgtgtgtgtgtgtgtgtgtgtgtgtgtgtgtgtgtgtgtgtgtgtgtgtgtgtgtgtgtgtgtgtgtgtgtgtgtgtgtgtgtgtgtgtgtgtgtgtgtgtgtgtgtgtgtgtgtgtgtgtgtgtgtgtgtgtgtgtgtgtgtgtgtgtgtgtgtgtgtgtgtgtgtgtgtgtgtgtgtgtgtgtgtgtgtgtgtgtgtgtgtgtgtgtgtgtgtgtgtgtgtgtgtgtgtgtgtgtgtgtgtgtgtgtgtgtgtgtgtgtgtgtgtgtgtgtgtgtgtgtgtgtgtgtgtgtgtgtgtgtgtgtgtgtgtgtgtgtgtgtgtagctCTTTCGTCGCTTTTAACTCTTGCGTTTGTACCCATactccacttgcaccattccactaacccggggttgacCGGTCAAAGCTGGAGCTACCATGGCTAccggtacaatttgacactgggttaacgctttaaccgcttaaccccgggttagtgggacggTGCAAGTGGCGTTTATAGAAGATCGGTAGAGCAGGAGTCTTTCCTTTCTGACTGTGTGTTGTATTTCGTTCATCGCTCAGTACGAACGAAATACAAGTACGAAAGTTATTGCCCTATGAAGGTCTTCCCAGTAATACATTTTATATGCCAGTTTTCTCTACATGACCTTATGCTATAGTAATTGGCTACTCCTAACAATGAGAATTCTTTtcgcttgtttctttctgatttgttaggaaAGGACAAATACTATGTAGTGACCAATAACTGTAATTAGGGGTAAGTATCTCACCTCTCAACCATATCAGTGGACACTTTTTCCAAAACATCAGTATATAGTTTGATGGTCTTCGGTTGTAGCATTACAGAGTTCACTTTCAATCTAAATTCTTTCCAATTTTCACCGTGGCTGGAATTTAATAAACagaataggtacagtcagcagcagaagttgctaagcggaccaggtgctcaaaatgatcttgacgcgactttattgttaagagaataagagaataagagaataagactgtacctacatgtatAGTTATTAAGAAGAAATGTTTGTATTAAGGatgacttaaggggcccacagattaccagttcgcgggacgatatcagcctgccagttgttcggagctgtcaaattttgcttttaactgacaggccgatatcgccCGGCGAACTGATAATCAGTTGGTCCCTTTACGCTAGAACGGTCTGTGTGCGGACAGAGGCGTTCTTCGCTTTTTAATAGAAAGCATCATGTGGTCACCCATCATAGAAAACGatgtgtcggacgcctcggtccggaCCCGGTTCTAGCGTGAGTCCTCCTTTAGCAGACTCGAAAAGTAtaaacaacaacaaactttttcaAAGAGGAAAATGATTGACTCTAATTTCACCTTCTAATCTAAAGACATATTTTGGTCGAAGGTTTCGTTTTCCGTTTTAGGCAAAAAAccggtttcggtcggacacctaaaaaccggccaagtgcgagtcggactcgcgttccaagggttccgtacattacccaacttttaacattgttttttattgacgtccaaatttttttagattcctcacgtcgtgggctatcagaatataccccatgtacgtTAGCCGATTTTtatatttagtttaaaaatttagttttatatttagttaaaaaattcataactcgaaaactgctaaatatcggctaacatacattgggtatattctgatagcccacgacgtgacgaatctaaaaaaaaatttgtacgtcaaggtttggaccaccttgtatgtgaaacgcgattgaattgcctttaataaacccataggggtcggatcaaaaactaagtaattagtccgactcacgcttgactgcatctttctaataggttttcctgtcatctataggtaaagaagtattttgtatatttttttcaaaattttagacccagtagattcggagataaaggggggggggggggggggggaatggtaattttttgctattttcttaaataatttctaaactatttattttaaaattacaaaaaatatatgtttgagcttctcaaaatgagctctttcatttgatatgtaacacgatatagtttaaaaaacattattttttaattttctcatttaccccccaaaagtggcctccgtgtttaaaattcatttgtttacgtaagatgtccgtctttgggtcacgaatttacatgtgtgtaccaaatttcaacttaattggtccagtacttttggagaaaatgggctgtgacagacggacagacagacgcacgagtgatcctataagggttccgttttttccttttgaggtacggaaccctaaaaacaggaGAATTGCGAGCCGGACTCGACcaccgtactttttagtatttgttgttatagtggcaacagaaatacatcgtctgtgaaaatttcaactatcacggttcatgagatacagcctggtgacagacagacagacggacagtggagtcttagtaatagggtcccgttttcacccttaaggtacggaaccctaaaaaagacaaTGCTAATACGCTtcttgtaagtaggtacctaaatattttgCGCGTTTTTAGACTTACTCAGTAATAAGTCCGGTTAGTCTCTTGGGATCATATGTTTTATTGTGCCGGTGACGGTAGTATGCCAGTGACTCGAATCCTGGGCGTATGGGCATTGAGTTCTCTGATCGAAGCACCTGCGAacaaattacattattattgtTCTGTCTAGATCTAGAAAGGAAAGATTAGAGGGCGTGCACCCAGTAGATGGTCAGATGTCCAAAATATTACCCAGACTTCGCTCCAGGCAACGATGCAGATGGCCGAAGATCGAGAGGCCTGGAGAGCAGTGATAGGAAGAATACCCCAAAGGAGTCACGTCCCTCAAACATGAGGTCACGCgaccaagaagaagaagatctaGAAATTAAGGAGGtcaaacacatgcattttacctCCTAATTCGcaactcccttcggtcgtgttgaAATTTATCGCCACTACTTGCTAATTTCCTATTTTTGACTTATTTCACTTGTTTCGTTATgaactattacagtacatatagagtcggaccaaaaaaagtctgcagcggatttgatagcccacgcagtgcaagtgtcatttatacatcataatttcatagaagtttcacgtttaaaataacactttcactgcatgggctatcaaatccgctgc
It encodes the following:
- the LOC134806353 gene encoding uncharacterized protein LOC134806353; translated protein: MSYPIKYLSLQKAELEYEVILRGGSTGSVQDLRSQIVKLAIPPEDILESHLEPAVDLDAVKDSLTKSQTMLASLKSKFDKTLFLRTENLLHHIYHRLRRISNVSATLVDQHKNYCTTFNNQYKEITTLRPASTSNANAVSVLEPEATAVLHCDRNLTSDLAKLKYSGKACVFSFIQRVEEFVEVRNISKDRVLKFAYEIFTDDALHWFRCNKESFQSWDDVVVLLKKDFSPKNYDYRLTNEIKYRTQGEQENISIYLSIMHGMFSRLVKPLSEEEKLEIILHNIRPCYASTLAASPEIKDLKTLKTLCTNYEDIQSRISLFHEPPRVTSETLAPEFAYTKYHKNNIYYTNKNYQNTNSNEKQKNYCNQNKYPNYSSSYNYNKSKTTEEKPTTTNAVQATANSTKNVNTASNSRKYCPRCRTDTHSLKECKQPHFPICFKCGNKGVRYPDCKSCNPKDAKN